A single region of the Pseudomonas sp. VD-NE ins genome encodes:
- the pdxA gene encoding 4-hydroxythreonine-4-phosphate dehydrogenase PdxA — protein MKPKRFALTPGEPAGIGPDLCLLLASQAQPHPLIAITSRDLLTERAAQLGLAVNLLDVGPDHWPDAPAAANSLYVWDTPLSAPVVAGQLDKANAAFVLETLTRAGNGCLNGDFAGMITAPVHKGVINESGIAFSGHTEFLADLTHTAQVVMMLATRGLRVALVTTHLPLREVADAITPERLERVTRILHSDLQHKFGIAQPRILVCGLNPHAGEGGHLGHEEIDIIEPTLERLRGEGMDLRGPLPADTLFTPKYLEHCDAVLAMYHDQGLPVLKYKGFGAAVNVTLGLPIIRTSVDHGTALDLAGSGKIDTGSLQVALETAYQMAETRL, from the coding sequence GTGAAACCCAAGCGTTTCGCGCTGACACCCGGCGAACCAGCCGGCATCGGTCCCGACCTGTGCCTGCTGCTCGCCTCGCAAGCCCAGCCACATCCCCTGATTGCCATCACCAGCCGCGACCTGCTCACCGAGCGGGCCGCGCAGCTGGGGCTGGCTGTCAACTTGCTGGATGTCGGCCCTGATCACTGGCCGGACGCCCCGGCGGCCGCCAACAGCCTGTACGTCTGGGATACTCCGCTCAGTGCCCCCGTGGTGGCTGGGCAACTGGACAAGGCCAATGCGGCTTTCGTTCTCGAAACCCTGACCCGCGCCGGCAACGGCTGCCTGAACGGCGACTTCGCCGGGATGATCACCGCGCCAGTGCACAAGGGCGTGATCAACGAGTCGGGCATCGCCTTTTCCGGGCACACGGAATTCCTCGCTGACCTGACCCACACCGCCCAAGTGGTGATGATGCTCGCCACCCGTGGCTTGCGCGTGGCACTGGTCACCACTCACCTGCCCCTGCGCGAGGTTGCCGACGCAATCACACCAGAACGGCTGGAGCGCGTGACGCGGATTCTGCACAGCGACCTGCAACACAAATTCGGCATCGCCCAGCCACGCATCCTGGTCTGCGGGCTCAACCCGCACGCCGGTGAAGGCGGACATCTGGGCCATGAAGAAATCGACATCATCGAACCAACATTAGAGCGTCTGCGCGGCGAGGGCATGGATCTTCGTGGCCCGCTGCCTGCCGACACTCTGTTTACCCCCAAATATCTGGAGCACTGCGATGCAGTGCTGGCGATGTACCACGACCAGGGTTTGCCTGTGCTCAAGTACAAAGGCTTCGGCGCTGCCGTCAACGTGACCCTGGGTCTGCCGATCATCCGCACGTCAGTTGATCACGGTACCGCCCTGGATCTGGCCGGCAGCGGCAAGATCGACACCGGCAGCCTGCAAGTCGCCCTGGAAACCGCCTACCAGATGGCCGAGACCCGTTTATGA
- the rsmA gene encoding 16S rRNA (adenine(1518)-N(6)/adenine(1519)-N(6))-dimethyltransferase RsmA yields MTEQYQHKARKRFGQNFLHDAGVIDRILRSISAKSEDRLLEIGPGQGALTAGLLNSGAQLDVVELDKDLIPILNQQFSGKSNFNLHQGDALKFDFNTLNAAPNSLRVVGNLPYNISTPLIFHLLNNAGIIRDMHFMLQKEVVERLAAGPGGGDWGRLSIMVQYHCRVEHLFNVGPGAFNPPPKVDSAIVRLVPHAVLPHPAKDHKLLERVVREAFNQRRKTLRNTLKQLLSNAEIEAAGVDGSLRPEQLDLAAFVRLADQLAIQVPASPAAD; encoded by the coding sequence ATGACCGAGCAATACCAACACAAGGCGCGCAAACGCTTTGGCCAGAACTTCCTGCACGATGCCGGCGTTATCGACCGCATCCTGCGTTCCATCAGCGCCAAGTCTGAAGACCGCCTGCTGGAAATCGGCCCGGGCCAGGGCGCATTGACCGCCGGCCTGCTTAACTCCGGCGCGCAACTGGACGTGGTGGAACTGGACAAGGATCTGATCCCGATCCTCAACCAGCAGTTTTCCGGCAAGAGCAACTTCAATCTGCACCAGGGCGATGCACTGAAGTTCGACTTCAACACGCTCAACGCCGCGCCGAACAGCCTGCGTGTGGTCGGTAACCTGCCGTACAACATCTCCACGCCGCTGATTTTTCACCTGCTGAACAACGCCGGCATCATTCGCGACATGCACTTCATGCTGCAGAAAGAAGTGGTCGAACGTCTGGCAGCGGGTCCGGGCGGCGGTGACTGGGGTCGTCTGTCGATCATGGTTCAGTACCACTGCCGCGTAGAGCACCTGTTCAACGTTGGCCCGGGTGCGTTCAACCCGCCGCCGAAGGTCGATTCAGCGATCGTCCGTCTGGTGCCGCACGCGGTACTGCCGCACCCGGCCAAGGATCACAAGCTGCTCGAGCGCGTTGTGCGCGAAGCGTTCAACCAACGCCGCAAGACCCTGCGCAACACTCTCAAGCAATTGCTCAGCAATGCCGAGATCGAAGCCGCCGGCGTCGATGGCAGCTTGCGTCCGGAGCAACTGGATCTGGCCGCGTTCGTACGTCTGGCCGACCAGCTCGCCATCCAGGTCCCGGCCTCCCCCGCCGCCGACTGA
- the apaG gene encoding Co2+/Mg2+ efflux protein ApaG — MSDSRYQVDVSVVTHYLADQSQPEHDRFAFAYTITVQNNGAIPAKLLSRHWVITDGDGHVEEVRGAGVVGQQPLIDAGQSHTYSSGTVMTTKVGTMQGTYEMVATDGKHFDAIIKPFRLAVPGALH, encoded by the coding sequence ATGTCCGATTCCCGTTACCAGGTCGATGTCAGCGTCGTTACCCACTATCTGGCAGACCAATCGCAACCCGAGCACGACCGCTTCGCCTTCGCGTACACCATCACTGTGCAGAACAATGGCGCGATCCCGGCCAAGCTGCTGTCACGGCATTGGGTGATCACCGATGGTGATGGCCATGTCGAGGAAGTACGCGGCGCCGGCGTCGTGGGTCAGCAACCGTTGATCGATGCCGGGCAAAGCCACACCTACAGCAGCGGCACAGTGATGACTACCAAGGTCGGCACCATGCAGGGCACCTACGAAATGGTCGCCACTGACGGCAAACATTTTGACGCCATCATCAAACCTTTCCGCCTGGCGGTGCCCGGAGCCCTGCACTGA
- a CDS encoding symmetrical bis(5'-nucleosyl)-tetraphosphatase, which translates to MATYAVGDLQGCLEPLKCLLKQVAFDTKLDRLWLVGDLVNRGPQSLETLRFLYGMRESLVCVLGNHDLHLLAAAKNIERLKKSDTLREILDAPDSAELLEWVRQQKLMHYDEQRDVAMVHAGIPPQWSLRRALKCADEVETALRDDNLFPSYLDGMYGNEPAKWDNDLKGVARLRVITNYFTRMRFCTAEGKLDLKSKEGLDTAPPGYKPWFQHKDRKTKGLRIIFGHWAALEGNIHEPGISALDTGCVWGGSLTLMNVDSGERVSCKCDEHGGLAPTVAPLISETSPVNVPR; encoded by the coding sequence ATGGCAACGTATGCCGTTGGCGACCTGCAAGGCTGCCTCGAACCGCTCAAGTGCCTGCTCAAGCAAGTAGCGTTCGATACGAAACTCGATCGGCTATGGCTGGTGGGTGATCTGGTCAACCGTGGCCCGCAATCACTGGAAACCCTGCGTTTTCTGTATGGCATGCGTGAATCACTGGTCTGTGTGCTGGGCAACCACGACTTGCACCTGCTCGCTGCCGCAAAGAATATCGAGCGGTTGAAGAAATCCGACACGCTACGCGAGATTCTCGATGCCCCGGACAGCGCCGAACTGCTGGAGTGGGTACGCCAACAAAAGCTCATGCACTACGACGAGCAGCGTGATGTCGCCATGGTCCACGCCGGCATTCCACCGCAATGGTCGCTGCGTCGCGCCCTGAAATGCGCTGACGAAGTTGAAACCGCCCTGCGTGACGATAATCTGTTTCCGTCCTACCTCGACGGCATGTACGGCAACGAGCCGGCGAAGTGGGACAACGACCTCAAGGGCGTAGCCCGTCTGCGCGTCATCACCAACTACTTCACGCGGATGCGCTTCTGCACCGCCGAAGGCAAGCTCGACCTCAAGAGCAAGGAAGGCCTGGACACCGCCCCGCCCGGCTACAAACCGTGGTTTCAGCACAAGGATCGCAAGACCAAGGGCCTGCGGATCATCTTCGGCCACTGGGCTGCACTTGAAGGCAATATCCATGAGCCCGGCATCTCGGCACTGGACACCGGTTGTGTCTGGGGCGGCAGCCTGACCCTGATGAATGTCGACAGCGGCGAGCGCGTGTCGTGCAAATGCGATGAACACGGCGGCCTCGCCCCGACCGTCGCACCACTTATCTCCGAAACTTCGCCAGTCAACGTACCGCGTTAG
- the glpE gene encoding thiosulfate sulfurtransferase GlpE: protein MSEFKRIPPEQAQALREQGAVVVDVRDPATFAALHISGSKHLDNHSLHAFIQGADLDAPTVVVCYHGNSSQGAAAYLISQGFSDVYSMDGGFELWRTTYPAETAQGTAE, encoded by the coding sequence ATGAGCGAATTCAAACGAATCCCCCCGGAACAGGCCCAGGCCCTGCGTGAACAAGGCGCCGTTGTCGTCGATGTTCGCGATCCGGCCACCTTTGCCGCCCTGCACATCAGTGGCTCGAAGCATCTGGACAATCACTCTTTGCATGCCTTCATCCAGGGTGCCGACCTCGATGCACCCACCGTGGTCGTCTGCTACCACGGAAATTCCAGCCAGGGTGCCGCGGCGTATCTGATCAGCCAGGGTTTCTCCGACGTCTACAGCATGGATGGCGGTTTCGAGTTGTGGCGTACGACTTATCCTGCGGAAACAGCCCAAGGCACCGCCGAATAA
- a CDS encoding PrkA family serine protein kinase, protein MSIFSHFQQRFESTRQEELSLQEYLELCKKDRSAYVSAAERLLLAIGEPELLDTSTNSRLSRIFSNKVIRRYPAFEDFHGMEECIDQIVSYFRHAAQGLEEKKQILYLLGPVGGGKSSLAEKLKQLIEKVPFYAIKGSPVFESPLGLFNATEDGAILEEDFGIPRRYLNTIMSPWATKRLAEFGGDISQFRVVKLYPSILNQIAVAKTEPGDENNQDISALVGKVDIRKLEEYPQNDADAYSYSGALCRANQGLMEFVEMFKAPIKVLHPLLTATQEGNYNSTEGLGAIPFTGILLAHSNESEWHTFRNNKNNEAFIDRIYIVKVPYCLRVSDEVKIYDKLLFNSSLAKAHCAPDTLKMLAQFTVLSRLKEPENSNIYSKMRVYDGENLKDTDPKAKSIQEYRDSAGVDEGMNGLSTRFAFKILSKVFNFDPHEIAANPVHLLYVLEQQIEQEQFQAETRERYLRYLKEYLAPRYIEFIGKEIQTAYLESYSEYGQNIFDRYVLYADFWIQDQEYRDPETGEILNRVALNEELEKIEKPAGISNPKDFRNEIVNFVLRARANNNGKNPTWLSYEKLRVVIEKKMFSNTEDLLPVISFNAKASKEDQQKHNDFVTRMVERGYTDKQVRLLSEWYLRVRKSQ, encoded by the coding sequence ATGAGTATCTTTAGCCACTTCCAACAACGCTTCGAGTCCACACGCCAGGAAGAACTCTCGCTGCAAGAGTACCTGGAGCTGTGCAAGAAAGACCGTAGCGCCTACGTTTCCGCCGCCGAGCGTCTATTGCTGGCCATCGGTGAGCCGGAACTGCTCGACACCTCGACCAATTCGAGGCTGTCACGCATCTTCTCCAACAAGGTGATCCGTCGCTATCCGGCCTTTGAAGACTTCCACGGGATGGAAGAATGCATCGACCAGATCGTCTCGTATTTCCGCCACGCCGCCCAAGGCCTGGAAGAAAAGAAACAGATCCTCTATCTGCTCGGCCCCGTCGGTGGCGGTAAATCGTCGCTGGCCGAAAAGCTGAAACAGTTGATCGAAAAAGTGCCCTTCTACGCGATCAAGGGATCGCCGGTATTCGAGTCGCCACTGGGTCTGTTCAACGCCACCGAAGATGGCGCGATCCTCGAGGAAGACTTCGGCATTCCACGGCGCTACCTGAACACCATCATGTCGCCATGGGCGACCAAACGCCTGGCCGAATTCGGCGGCGACATCAGCCAGTTCCGCGTGGTCAAGCTGTACCCGTCGATCCTCAACCAGATCGCCGTGGCCAAGACCGAACCGGGCGACGAGAACAACCAGGACATCTCCGCACTGGTCGGTAAAGTCGACATCCGCAAACTCGAGGAATACCCACAGAACGACGCCGACGCTTACAGCTACTCCGGTGCGCTGTGCCGGGCCAACCAGGGCCTGATGGAATTCGTCGAAATGTTCAAGGCACCGATCAAGGTGCTGCACCCGTTGCTGACCGCCACTCAGGAAGGCAACTACAACAGTACCGAAGGCCTCGGCGCGATTCCGTTCACCGGGATCCTGCTCGCCCACTCCAACGAATCGGAATGGCACACCTTCCGCAACAACAAGAACAACGAAGCGTTCATCGACCGGATCTATATCGTCAAAGTGCCGTACTGCCTGCGCGTCAGTGACGAAGTGAAGATCTACGACAAACTGCTGTTCAACAGCTCACTGGCCAAGGCCCATTGCGCGCCGGACACCCTGAAAATGCTCGCCCAGTTCACCGTGCTGTCACGCCTCAAGGAGCCGGAAAACTCCAACATCTATTCGAAGATGCGCGTCTACGACGGCGAAAACCTCAAGGACACCGACCCAAAGGCCAAGTCGATTCAGGAGTACCGCGACTCGGCAGGTGTCGACGAGGGCATGAACGGTCTGTCCACCCGCTTTGCCTTCAAGATCCTCTCCAAGGTCTTCAACTTCGATCCGCATGAAATCGCCGCCAACCCGGTTCACCTGCTCTATGTGCTGGAACAGCAGATCGAACAGGAGCAATTCCAGGCCGAGACCCGCGAGCGCTACCTGCGCTACCTGAAGGAATACCTGGCACCGCGTTATATCGAATTCATCGGCAAGGAGATCCAGACCGCCTATCTCGAGTCTTACAGCGAGTACGGCCAGAACATCTTCGACCGCTACGTGCTGTACGCCGACTTCTGGATTCAGGATCAGGAATACCGCGATCCGGAAACCGGCGAAATCCTCAACCGCGTCGCACTGAACGAAGAGCTGGAGAAAATCGAGAAACCGGCCGGCATCAGCAATCCGAAGGATTTCCGCAACGAAATCGTCAACTTCGTCCTGCGCGCCCGGGCCAACAACAACGGCAAGAACCCGACCTGGCTCAGCTACGAAAAACTGCGCGTGGTCATCGAGAAGAAAATGTTCTCGAACACCGAGGACCTGCTGCCAGTCATCAGCTTCAACGCCAAGGCCAGCAAGGAGGATCAGCAAAAGCACAACGACTTCGTCACTCGAATGGTCGAACGCGGCTACACCGACAAACAGGTACGGCTTCTTTCCGAATGGTACCTACGGGTCCGCAAATCGCAATAA
- a CDS encoding YeaH/YhbH family protein: protein MSYVIDRRLNGKNKSTVNRQRFLRRYRDHIKKAVEEAVSRRSITDMEHGEQISIPGRDIDEPVLHHGRGGKQTVVHPGNKEFTAGEHIARPPGGGGGRGPGKAGNSGEGMDEFVFQITQEEFLEFMFEDLELPNLVKRNLSGTDTFKTVRAGISNEGNPSRINIIRTLRSAHARRIALSGSSRAKLREVKEELERLRREEPDNFGDIQELEAEIEKLSARIHRVPFLDTFDLKYNLLIKQPNPSSKAVMFCLMDVSGSMTQATKDIAKRFFILLYLFLKRNYDKIDVVFIRHHTSAREVDEEEFFYSRETGGTIVSSALKLMQEIMAERYPSNEWNIYAAQASDGDNWNDDSPICRDILINQIMPFVQYYTYVEITPREHQALWYEYERIADAFSDTFAQQQLVSAGDIYPVFRELFQRRLVT from the coding sequence ATGAGCTATGTGATCGACCGACGTCTCAATGGCAAGAACAAGAGCACGGTGAACCGCCAGCGCTTCCTGCGGCGTTACCGTGACCACATCAAAAAGGCTGTCGAAGAGGCGGTCAGCCGGCGTTCCATCACCGATATGGAACACGGCGAACAGATCAGCATTCCCGGTCGCGACATCGACGAACCGGTGCTTCACCACGGCCGTGGCGGCAAGCAGACCGTGGTTCATCCCGGCAACAAGGAGTTCACCGCCGGCGAACACATCGCTCGGCCACCGGGAGGTGGGGGCGGACGCGGTCCCGGCAAGGCCGGTAATTCCGGCGAGGGCATGGACGAGTTTGTCTTCCAGATTACTCAGGAAGAATTCCTCGAATTCATGTTCGAAGACCTCGAACTGCCGAACCTGGTCAAACGCAACCTCAGCGGCACCGACACTTTCAAAACCGTGCGCGCTGGCATCAGCAATGAAGGCAACCCGTCACGGATCAACATCATCCGCACCCTGCGTTCGGCCCACGCACGGCGCATTGCCCTGTCCGGCAGCAGCCGTGCCAAACTGCGCGAAGTCAAAGAAGAACTTGAACGTCTGAGACGCGAAGAGCCAGATAACTTCGGCGATATTCAGGAACTCGAGGCGGAAATCGAAAAACTCAGCGCACGCATTCATCGCGTACCGTTTCTCGACACCTTCGACTTGAAATACAACCTGCTGATCAAACAGCCGAACCCGAGTTCGAAAGCCGTCATGTTCTGCCTGATGGACGTTTCCGGCTCCATGACCCAGGCGACCAAGGACATCGCCAAACGCTTTTTCATCCTCTTGTACCTGTTCCTGAAACGAAACTACGACAAGATTGACGTGGTGTTTATCCGCCACCACACCAGCGCCCGGGAAGTCGATGAAGAGGAGTTTTTCTATTCGCGGGAGACCGGCGGCACCATCGTTTCCAGCGCCCTGAAACTGATGCAGGAAATCATGGCCGAGCGTTATCCGAGCAACGAGTGGAATATCTACGCGGCTCAAGCCTCAGATGGCGACAACTGGAACGATGACTCGCCGATCTGCCGCGACATCCTGATCAACCAGATCATGCCGTTTGTGCAGTACTACACTTATGTGGAGATCACCCCGCGCGAACATCAGGCGTTGTGGTACGAATACGAACGCATCGCCGACGCCTTTTCTGACACTTTTGCCCAGCAGCAACTGGTCTCGGCCGGGGATATCTATCCGGTCTTCCGTGAACTCTTCCAGCGCAGGTTAGTGACATGA
- a CDS encoding SpoVR family protein, whose protein sequence is MTAKEQKRQPISTGSEWTFELIQTYDREIARIAARYALDTYPNQIEVITAEQMMDAYASVGMPLGYHHWSYGKHFLSTEKSYSRGQMGLAYEIVINSDPCIAYLMEENTICMQALVVAHACYGHNSFFKGNYLFRTWTDASSIIDYLVFAKQYIMQCEERHGIDAVEDLLDSCHALMNYGVDRYKRPYPISAEEERRRQKDREEHLQKQINDLWRTIPKGADKYSDKDNARFPAEPQENILYFIEKHAPLLEPWQREIVRIVRKIAQYFYPQRQTQVMNEGWATFWHYTLMNDLYDEGLVTDGFMMEFLTSHTSVVFQPGFDSPYYSGINPYALGFAMYRDIRRMCEEPTEEDRHWFPEIAGSDWLSTIKFAMSSFKDESFILQYLSPKVIRDLKLFSIMDDDQKDDLLVPAIHDEPGYRIIRETLAAQYNLGNREPNVQIYSIDRRGDRSLTLRHQQHDRKPLGDSTEEVLKHLHRLWGFDIHLETLQGDQIMKTHHVPPRSEHSEGDYGRLDLAVIHL, encoded by the coding sequence ATGACCGCCAAAGAGCAGAAGCGCCAACCCATTTCCACCGGCTCCGAATGGACGTTCGAGCTGATCCAGACCTACGACCGCGAAATAGCCCGGATCGCGGCCCGCTATGCACTGGATACCTATCCCAACCAGATTGAAGTGATTACTGCCGAGCAGATGATGGACGCGTACGCCTCGGTGGGCATGCCACTGGGCTATCACCACTGGTCCTACGGCAAACACTTCCTCAGCACTGAAAAATCCTACAGTCGCGGGCAGATGGGCCTCGCCTATGAAATCGTAATCAACTCCGACCCATGCATCGCCTATCTGATGGAAGAAAACACCATCTGCATGCAAGCGCTGGTGGTGGCGCACGCCTGCTATGGCCACAACAGTTTCTTCAAGGGCAACTACCTGTTCCGCACCTGGACCGACGCCAGTTCGATCATCGATTACCTGGTGTTCGCCAAGCAGTACATCATGCAGTGCGAAGAGCGCCATGGCATCGATGCGGTGGAGGACCTGCTCGACTCCTGCCATGCGCTGATGAACTACGGCGTCGACCGCTACAAGCGTCCTTATCCGATTTCCGCCGAAGAGGAGCGGCGCCGACAGAAGGACCGCGAGGAACACCTGCAGAAGCAGATCAACGATCTGTGGCGCACCATTCCCAAAGGCGCGGACAAGTACAGCGACAAGGACAACGCACGCTTCCCGGCCGAGCCACAGGAAAACATCCTGTACTTCATCGAGAAACACGCACCGTTGCTGGAACCGTGGCAGCGCGAGATCGTGCGGATCGTGCGCAAGATCGCCCAGTATTTCTATCCACAACGCCAGACTCAGGTGATGAACGAAGGCTGGGCGACGTTCTGGCACTACACGCTGATGAACGACCTGTACGACGAAGGGCTGGTCACCGACGGCTTCATGATGGAATTCCTCACCTCACACACCAGCGTAGTGTTCCAACCGGGTTTCGACAGCCCTTACTACAGCGGCATCAACCCCTACGCGCTGGGTTTCGCCATGTACCGCGACATTCGGCGGATGTGCGAAGAACCTACCGAAGAAGATCGCCACTGGTTCCCGGAAATTGCCGGGAGCGACTGGCTGTCGACCATCAAGTTCGCCATGAGCAGCTTCAAGGATGAGAGTTTCATCCTGCAATACCTGTCACCCAAGGTGATTCGTGACCTGAAACTGTTCAGCATCATGGATGACGATCAGAAGGATGACTTGTTGGTGCCTGCGATCCATGACGAACCCGGTTACCGGATCATCCGCGAGACCCTGGCCGCGCAATACAACCTCGGCAACCGTGAACCGAACGTGCAGATCTACAGCATCGATCGGCGCGGCGATCGCTCCCTGACCTTGCGCCATCAGCAACATGACCGCAAACCGCTGGGTGATTCCACTGAAGAGGTGCTTAAACACCTGCATCGTTTGTGGGGTTTCGACATTCACCTGGAAACCCTGCAGGGCGACCAGATCATGAAAACCCATCACGTTCCGCCACGCAGTGAACACAGCGAAGGGGATTACGGTCGTCTGGACCTGGCCGTCATTCATCTTTGA
- a CDS encoding multifunctional CCA addition/repair protein, translated as MQIFKVGGAVRDRLLGKPVTDIDWVVVGATTEEMLAQGYRPVGADFPVFLHPKSGEEYALARTERKSGRGYGGFTFHASPEVTLEEDLIRRDLTINAMAEDDQQNLTDPYHGQRDLEVRILRHVSPAFAEDPLRVLRVARFAARYAGLGFTVAPETLELMRQLSESGELEALTAERSWKEISRALMEDQPQVFIQVLRDCGALKVLMPEVDALFGVPQPEAHHPEIDTGLHTLSVLEQSARHKQPLTVRWACLLHDLGKGLTPEEEWPRHIAHEHTGLKLIKAVNERFKAPKDCQELALLVGKYHTHGHRALELKASTLLELLQSFDVYRRPQRFEEFIAACEMDARGRKGLEQRSYPQADYLRGAAKAAREVAVQPLLEKGFKGPELGEALKRERLKALKAYKENS; from the coding sequence ATGCAGATTTTCAAGGTTGGCGGTGCCGTACGTGATCGCTTGCTGGGCAAACCGGTCACGGACATCGATTGGGTCGTGGTCGGCGCCACCACAGAGGAAATGCTCGCCCAGGGTTATCGCCCGGTCGGCGCGGATTTCCCGGTGTTTCTTCATCCCAAAAGCGGCGAGGAATACGCCCTCGCCCGCACCGAACGCAAGAGCGGGCGCGGTTATGGCGGTTTCACTTTTCACGCCAGCCCCGAGGTGACGCTGGAAGAAGATCTGATCCGTCGCGACCTGACCATCAACGCCATGGCCGAGGACGATCAGCAGAATCTGACCGATCCGTACCATGGCCAGCGCGATCTTGAAGTTCGAATCCTGCGCCACGTTTCTCCGGCGTTCGCCGAAGATCCCCTCCGTGTGCTGCGCGTTGCCCGTTTTGCCGCGCGCTATGCCGGCCTGGGTTTTACCGTCGCACCGGAAACCCTCGAACTGATGCGCCAGCTCAGCGAATCCGGCGAGCTGGAAGCATTGACCGCTGAACGCAGCTGGAAAGAAATCTCTCGCGCACTGATGGAAGATCAGCCACAGGTATTCATTCAGGTGCTGCGCGACTGCGGCGCATTGAAAGTACTGATGCCGGAAGTCGACGCGCTTTTCGGTGTGCCACAACCGGAAGCGCATCACCCGGAAATCGATACCGGCCTGCACACCCTCAGCGTCCTGGAGCAATCGGCGCGGCACAAACAACCGCTGACGGTTCGCTGGGCTTGCCTGCTGCATGATCTCGGCAAAGGTCTGACCCCAGAGGAAGAGTGGCCGCGACACATCGCCCATGAGCACACGGGGTTGAAGCTGATCAAAGCGGTCAACGAACGCTTCAAGGCGCCGAAGGATTGCCAGGAATTGGCGTTGCTGGTTGGCAAGTACCACACCCACGGGCACCGGGCGCTGGAGTTGAAGGCCTCGACGCTGCTTGAGCTGTTGCAGAGCTTTGATGTGTATCGCCGACCGCAGCGGTTTGAAGAGTTTATCGCGGCATGCGAAATGGACGCCCGAGGCCGTAAAGGGCTGGAGCAGAGAAGTTATCCACAGGCGGATTATTTGCGCGGTGCGGCGAAGGCAGCCCGGGAGGTCGCGGTGCAGCCGTTGCTGGAGAAGGGATTCAAGGGCCCTGAGCTGGGCGAAGCGCTGAAGCGTGAGCGCCTGAAAGCGTTGAAGGCTTACAAGGAAAACAGCTAA
- the folK gene encoding 2-amino-4-hydroxy-6-hydroxymethyldihydropteridine diphosphokinase, which yields MSLTQVYLGLGSNIERETHLRAGLDALATFLVDIRCSAVFESQPVGIKSGPFFNFVVSAYTDLPLMELDRRLKFIEADNGRYAPDRKGLPLDIDVLLYGELAGNFDGLVLPRAEILKNAFVLWPLSLIAPDRVHPGVGKSFATLWAEAQIDQVLAPVAFEWRGAQLTPQNL from the coding sequence ATGTCGCTGACTCAGGTCTACCTCGGGCTCGGTAGCAATATCGAGCGCGAAACCCATTTGCGCGCCGGGCTGGATGCTTTGGCGACGTTTCTGGTGGATATCCGTTGTTCGGCGGTGTTCGAAAGTCAGCCGGTGGGCATCAAGAGCGGACCGTTCTTCAACTTCGTGGTCTCGGCGTATACCGACCTTCCGTTGATGGAGCTGGATCGGCGCTTGAAATTCATCGAGGCGGACAATGGCCGCTATGCGCCGGATCGCAAGGGCTTGCCGCTGGATATCGACGTGCTGCTGTATGGCGAGCTGGCGGGGAATTTCGACGGACTGGTTTTGCCGCGCGCGGAGATTCTGAAAAATGCTTTTGTGCTGTGGCCGCTGTCGCTGATTGCGCCGGATCGCGTGCATCCAGGTGTGGGAAAAAGCTTCGCGACGTTGTGGGCTGAGGCGCAGATTGATCAGGTGCTGGCGCCGGTTGCGTTCGAATGGCGTGGCGCACAATTGACCCCGCAGAATCTTTAA
- the folB gene encoding dihydroneopterin aldolase: MDRVFIEGLEVDTVIGAYDWERGIRQCLRLDLSFAWDNRPAAAGDDLTLALDYASVSTRIQAFAEQAQFQLVETFAERLVEVLMNEFKITWVRLKLTKPGAVPAAKGGVGVEIERGCR, from the coding sequence TTGGACAGAGTGTTTATCGAGGGCCTGGAAGTCGACACCGTGATCGGTGCCTACGACTGGGAGCGCGGCATCCGACAGTGCCTGCGACTTGATCTGAGCTTCGCCTGGGACAATCGCCCGGCCGCCGCCGGTGACGACCTGACCCTGGCGCTCGACTACGCCAGCGTTTCCACGCGAATTCAGGCTTTTGCCGAGCAAGCGCAGTTTCAGCTGGTCGAGACGTTCGCCGAGCGCCTGGTCGAGGTGCTGATGAATGAATTCAAGATCACTTGGGTTCGCCTGAAGTTGACCAAGCCAGGCGCCGTACCGGCCGCCAAAGGTGGTGTGGGTGTGGAGATCGAGCGCGGATGTCGCTGA